One Burkholderia thailandensis E264 genomic window carries:
- a CDS encoding acyltransferase domain-containing protein, with translation MVVGKGNFMAQVAFLFPGQGAFYAGATRALSGAYPVVQRAMQAIDAVSVRRLRRPLLATIWDEHIGVEDLLQYAPDLLQLAIYATSISCFEALRARGVRPDVLVGHSFGEIAALTCAGAFSIEEGADIVCDRIDALREAAPADGRMAAVSASPDAVRAHLAACFRGAPDGRAGRVRIAVENHASQTVVSGAREYVDEFSAHCARNNISAQILNSPYAFHHDDLENARIEFGRRLKAYKNKALEYPVYSPILNRYYAAADDLGACLARHLVLPVRFGDGVARLKAAGIGAFVECGALNALSRISVRALGPGAAKTFPGASSAGGELAGLENVLAYFNGGSVMNDDIRASNLQLDFDEFWRNSGPGIVDKIKGELKRFFDARGLQATPAPQIVTDRGFVSGYAPSGATGVPPAAAQAVAPAAPVASAAPVAPAAPVAQAAAAPVAAAALARVPRDRLFAELVAIYAEAMEYPEEVFTETVELEAELGIDSVKQTEIIQRISARYGLPPLPANFRAGDFKAMGQIVDFVYEHQGQAAALVTN, from the coding sequence TTGGTGGTGGGCAAAGGCAATTTCATGGCGCAAGTGGCATTTCTGTTTCCCGGGCAAGGCGCATTCTATGCGGGCGCGACGCGGGCATTGAGCGGCGCGTATCCCGTGGTGCAGCGGGCCATGCAGGCGATCGACGCCGTTTCGGTGCGGCGATTGCGCCGCCCGTTGCTCGCGACTATATGGGACGAGCACATCGGTGTCGAGGATCTGCTGCAATACGCGCCGGATCTGTTGCAGCTCGCGATTTATGCAACGTCCATCTCGTGTTTCGAGGCGCTGCGCGCGCGCGGCGTGCGGCCCGACGTGCTCGTCGGCCACAGCTTCGGCGAGATCGCCGCGCTCACGTGCGCCGGTGCGTTCTCGATCGAGGAAGGCGCGGATATCGTCTGCGACCGGATCGACGCGTTGCGCGAAGCCGCGCCCGCCGACGGCCGGATGGCGGCCGTGTCCGCGTCGCCCGACGCGGTGCGCGCGCATCTGGCCGCATGCTTTCGCGGCGCGCCCGACGGCCGCGCGGGGCGCGTGCGGATCGCGGTCGAGAATCACGCGTCGCAGACCGTCGTGTCCGGCGCGCGCGAATACGTCGACGAATTTTCCGCCCACTGCGCTCGAAACAATATCTCCGCGCAAATATTGAATTCGCCTTATGCATTTCATCATGACGATCTGGAAAATGCGCGAATCGAATTTGGACGACGTTTGAAAGCTTATAAAAATAAAGCGCTCGAATATCCGGTTTATTCGCCGATATTGAATCGCTATTACGCGGCTGCCGACGATCTCGGCGCGTGTCTCGCGCGCCATCTCGTGTTGCCGGTCCGGTTCGGAGATGGGGTCGCAAGACTCAAAGCCGCCGGCATTGGCGCGTTCGTCGAGTGCGGGGCGCTGAACGCGCTCAGCAGGATCTCGGTGCGCGCGCTGGGGCCCGGCGCCGCCAAGACTTTTCCGGGCGCGTCGAGCGCGGGAGGCGAACTCGCCGGCCTGGAGAACGTTCTCGCATATTTCAATGGGGGTAGTGTCATGAACGACGACATTCGCGCAAGCAATCTGCAACTCGATTTCGACGAGTTCTGGCGCAACAGTGGTCCGGGGATCGTCGACAAGATCAAGGGCGAGCTCAAGCGGTTCTTCGACGCGCGCGGGCTGCAAGCGACGCCCGCGCCGCAAATCGTGACCGATCGCGGCTTCGTGTCCGGTTACGCGCCGTCCGGCGCGACCGGCGTCCCGCCGGCCGCGGCCCAGGCTGTCGCGCCTGCCGCACCGGTCGCATCTGCCGCGCCGGTCGCGCCCGCAGCGCCGGTCGCGCAGGCAGCGGCCGCGCCCGTTGCGGCCGCCGCCTTGGCGCGGGTGCCGCGCGATCGGCTCTTCGCCGAGCTCGTCGCGATTTACGCGGAGGCGATGGAATACCCGGAAGAGGTGTTCACCGAAACGGTCGAGCTCGAAGCGGAGCTCGGCATCGATTCGGTCAAGCAGACGGAAATCATCCAGCGGATCAGCGCGCGTTACGGGCTGCCGCCGCTGCCGGCGAACTTCCGCGCCGGCGACTTCAAGGCGATGGGACAGATCGTCGACTTCGTCTACGAGCATCAAGGCCAGGCGGCGGCGCTCGTCACGAACTGA